One Deltaproteobacteria bacterium genomic region harbors:
- the metH gene encoding methionine synthase: MNAHRTLETLLRHRIVVLDGAMGTMIQRCGLDESAYRGPAFADHPRDLKGCNDLLCLTQPEVIEKIHRQFLEAGADIVETNTFNAQAISLADYGLEAQAYPINRAAAELARRAAATVSKATPERPRFVAGSLGPTTRSASLSPDVNDPAARSVTFDQLVRAYHEQVRGLIDGGVDLLLPETTFDTLNLKAALFAIQRFFDEGGRRVPVLASLTITDASGRVLSGQTLEACWISIRHAPLFAVGLNCALGASQMRAHVEELSALAPIYLACYPNAGLPNELGGYDESPAEMAAVLREYAREGWLNLAGGCCGTTPEHIRAIADAVAGLPPRLPPPPRRFTELSGLEPLVVRPDSNLVMVGERTNVAGSRKFAKLVLAGDFEGALAIARDQVAGGANVLDVNMDEGMLDSVAAMRTFLNLVGSEPEVARLPIMIDSSKFEVLEAGLQCLQGKGVVNSISLKEGEETFRAHARLVHRYGAAVVVMAFDEEGQAVTVEHKLRIARRAHRILTEEVGFRDEDIIFDPNILTVGTGMEEHDDYAVAFLEATRQIKQALPGVKVSGGVSNISFAFRSNLTVREAMHAAFLYHAIRAGLDLAIVNAGQLAVYEEIPAALLEQVEDVLLNRRPDATERLIQFAATVGAKEKEKVQDEAWRGGSVRQRLAHALIHGVVDFLPQDLDEALRELERPIAIIEGPLMDGMNVVGDLFGAGKMFLPQVVKSARAMKKAVAHLLPLLDAERQGQPQRSAGKIVLATVKGDVHDIGKNIVGVVLGCNSYEILDLGVMVSADKILETAEREGAQVIGLSGLITPSLDEMVHVAHEMERRGLRLPLLIGGATTSKKHTAVRVAPKYRGPTVHVADASRAVGVLGALLNADLCERFVDETRADQARIRTEHEGRGQKELVPFADAVARREPIAWSADDLPAPSFLGVRAIRDQPLGELVPYIDWTPFFHAWELRGVFPALLDDLQVGPAARELYQHAQTLLQKIVDGRWLTARGVYGFFPAAAVGDDLELYPDASRAQVLARLHTLRQQRSAEGRPCLALADFVAPKETGLRDHLGAFAVTTGLGQEELVGRFERDHDDYQAILTKALADRLAEAFAEKLHEQARREWGYGQSEQLAPADLVKERYRGIRPAPGYPACPDHTEKRTLFELLGAEEATGITLTESYAMHPAASVCGLYFAHPTARYFAVGPIGRDQVQAYAARKGLPVAQVERWLGPNLGYEP, encoded by the coding sequence ATGAACGCACACCGGACCCTCGAGACGCTCCTCCGGCACCGCATCGTCGTACTGGACGGGGCCATGGGGACCATGATCCAGCGCTGCGGCCTGGACGAGAGCGCGTATCGCGGACCTGCCTTCGCCGATCACCCCCGCGACCTGAAGGGCTGCAACGACCTGCTCTGCCTCACGCAGCCCGAGGTGATCGAGAAGATCCACCGCCAGTTCCTCGAGGCGGGAGCGGACATCGTCGAGACCAACACGTTCAACGCGCAGGCCATCTCGCTCGCCGACTACGGGCTCGAGGCGCAGGCCTATCCGATCAACCGCGCGGCAGCGGAGCTCGCGCGCCGGGCCGCCGCGACCGTCTCGAAGGCCACCCCGGAGAGGCCGCGGTTCGTGGCCGGCTCGCTCGGACCCACCACCCGTTCCGCCTCGCTCTCCCCCGACGTGAACGACCCGGCCGCGCGCTCCGTGACCTTCGACCAGCTCGTACGCGCCTACCACGAACAGGTGCGCGGCCTCATCGACGGCGGCGTGGACCTGCTCCTGCCCGAGACGACCTTCGACACGCTGAACCTGAAGGCCGCCCTCTTCGCTATCCAGCGCTTCTTCGACGAGGGAGGGCGCCGCGTCCCCGTGCTCGCGTCGCTGACCATCACCGACGCGAGCGGGCGCGTCCTCTCGGGGCAGACGCTCGAGGCCTGCTGGATCTCGATCCGCCATGCGCCGCTCTTCGCCGTGGGGCTCAACTGCGCCCTCGGCGCGTCGCAGATGCGGGCGCACGTGGAGGAGCTCTCGGCGCTGGCCCCGATCTACCTCGCCTGCTACCCGAACGCCGGCCTGCCGAACGAGCTCGGAGGCTACGACGAGTCCCCGGCGGAGATGGCGGCGGTGCTGCGCGAGTACGCCCGGGAAGGGTGGCTCAACCTGGCCGGCGGCTGCTGCGGCACCACCCCCGAGCATATCCGCGCCATCGCCGACGCGGTCGCGGGCCTGCCGCCCCGGCTCCCGCCCCCCCCGCGCCGCTTCACCGAGCTCTCGGGGCTCGAGCCCCTCGTCGTGCGCCCCGACTCGAACCTCGTGATGGTCGGCGAGCGGACCAACGTGGCCGGCTCGCGCAAGTTCGCCAAGCTCGTACTGGCCGGCGACTTCGAAGGCGCGCTGGCCATCGCGCGCGACCAGGTGGCCGGCGGCGCGAACGTCCTCGACGTGAACATGGACGAGGGGATGCTCGACTCCGTGGCCGCCATGCGGACCTTCCTCAACCTCGTGGGCTCGGAGCCCGAGGTGGCGCGGCTGCCGATCATGATCGACAGCTCCAAGTTCGAGGTCCTCGAGGCGGGGCTCCAGTGCCTGCAGGGCAAGGGGGTGGTGAACTCGATCAGCCTCAAGGAGGGGGAAGAGACCTTCCGCGCCCACGCGCGCCTCGTACATCGCTACGGCGCGGCGGTGGTGGTGATGGCCTTCGACGAGGAAGGTCAGGCCGTCACCGTCGAGCACAAGCTACGCATCGCGCGGCGCGCCCACCGCATCCTGACCGAGGAGGTGGGCTTTCGCGACGAGGACATCATCTTCGACCCCAACATCCTGACCGTCGGCACCGGGATGGAGGAGCACGACGACTACGCGGTGGCCTTCCTCGAGGCGACGCGCCAGATCAAGCAGGCGCTCCCCGGCGTGAAGGTGTCGGGCGGCGTGAGCAACATCTCGTTCGCCTTTCGCAGCAACCTGACGGTGCGCGAGGCGATGCACGCGGCGTTTCTCTACCACGCCATTCGCGCGGGCCTGGACCTGGCGATCGTGAACGCGGGTCAGCTCGCCGTGTACGAGGAGATCCCGGCCGCGCTCCTCGAGCAGGTGGAGGACGTGCTCCTCAACCGCCGCCCCGACGCCACCGAGCGGCTGATCCAGTTCGCCGCCACCGTCGGAGCCAAGGAGAAGGAGAAGGTCCAGGACGAGGCCTGGCGCGGCGGCAGCGTGCGGCAGCGGCTGGCGCACGCGCTGATCCACGGGGTGGTGGACTTCCTGCCCCAGGACCTCGACGAGGCGCTGCGCGAGCTCGAACGGCCGATCGCGATCATCGAAGGGCCGCTGATGGACGGCATGAACGTGGTCGGGGACCTCTTCGGCGCGGGCAAGATGTTCCTCCCCCAGGTGGTCAAGAGCGCCCGCGCGATGAAGAAGGCCGTGGCGCACCTGCTCCCCCTCCTCGACGCCGAGCGGCAGGGTCAGCCCCAGCGCTCCGCCGGCAAGATCGTGCTGGCGACGGTCAAGGGCGACGTCCACGACATCGGCAAGAACATCGTGGGCGTGGTGCTCGGCTGCAACAGCTACGAGATCCTGGACCTCGGCGTGATGGTCTCGGCCGACAAGATCCTCGAGACGGCCGAGCGCGAGGGGGCCCAGGTGATCGGGCTCTCGGGGCTCATCACCCCCTCGCTCGACGAGATGGTGCACGTGGCCCACGAGATGGAGCGGCGCGGGCTGCGCCTGCCGCTGCTCATCGGCGGCGCTACCACCAGCAAGAAACACACCGCCGTCAGGGTCGCACCGAAGTACCGAGGCCCCACCGTGCACGTGGCCGACGCCTCACGGGCCGTGGGGGTGCTCGGCGCGCTGCTGAACGCGGACCTCTGCGAGCGCTTCGTCGACGAGACGCGGGCCGACCAGGCGCGCATTCGCACCGAGCACGAGGGCCGGGGCCAGAAGGAGCTCGTCCCCTTCGCCGACGCGGTGGCGCGGCGCGAGCCCATCGCGTGGAGCGCGGACGACCTTCCTGCGCCGAGCTTCCTGGGCGTGCGGGCGATCCGCGACCAGCCGCTGGGCGAGCTCGTGCCGTACATCGACTGGACCCCCTTCTTCCACGCCTGGGAGCTGCGCGGGGTCTTTCCGGCGCTGCTCGACGACCTCCAGGTCGGCCCAGCGGCGCGCGAGCTCTACCAGCACGCGCAGACCCTGCTGCAGAAGATCGTCGACGGGCGCTGGCTCACCGCCCGCGGCGTGTACGGCTTCTTTCCCGCGGCCGCCGTCGGCGACGACCTCGAGCTCTACCCCGACGCCTCTCGCGCGCAGGTTCTGGCCCGCCTGCACACGCTGCGGCAGCAGCGCTCCGCCGAAGGGAGGCCGTGCCTCGCGCTCGCCGACTTCGTGGCGCCCAAGGAGACGGGGCTCCGCGATCACCTGGGCGCCTTCGCCGTGACGACCGGCCTCGGGCAGGAGGAGCTCGTCGGGCGCTTCGAGAGGGACCACGACGACTACCAGGCGATCCTGACCAAGGCGCTGGCGGACCGCCTCGCCGAGGCCTTCGCCGAGAAGCTCCACGAGCAGGCGCGCCGCGAGTGGGGCTACGGGCAGAGCGAGCAGCTTGCCCCCGCAGACCTGGTCAAGGAGCGCTACCGCGGCATCCGCCCCGCCCCCGGCTACCCGGCCTGCCCGGACCACACCGAGAAGCGCACCCTCTTCGAGCTCCTCGGCGCCGAGGAGGCCACGGGGATCACCCTCACCGAGAGCTACGCCATGCACCCCGCGGCCTCCGTCTGCGGGCTCTACTTCGCCCATCCCACGGCCCGCTACTTCGCCGTCGGTCCCATCGGCCGCGACCAGGTCCAGGCCTACGCCGCACGCAAGGGCCTGCCCGTCGCGCAGGTCGAGCGCTGGCTCGGCCCGAACCTCGGGTACGAGCCGTAA
- a CDS encoding permease, whose amino-acid sequence MLLLALSLLVLAAAPVLYRLARTTRPALAALDGFVLVAILGIVMLLVLPHSVATAGWWALAAGAVGVTAPGFLEKLLHRSAGKAHAAALFLGLGGIALHAFFDGVALAQGPEGGASARMLAMAVVLHRLPDGLAIWWLLLPSYGRRIAILGLVTTALATLLGYFASGALTGAASSPQLGIVQALVAGSLLHVVVHRPDPEVDRPTARTWRLHAGLGALAALPLLYLLFTADGGHHLPIDLRGTRTAFVSLAVESAPALVIAYLAAGLIHAFLPRAATAWVGRGNLLSQALRGMAFGLPLPLCSCGVIPVYRGLVLRGIPPAAGMAFLVATPELGVDAFLLSFPLLGANMALARLVGAALVALLVGVLLGWLTARSSAAVPSVPVPEEPPAGPAGARLAAGLRVGLGEMVDSTAPWILLGLAIAAIGAELLDPSWIAALPKGIDVLLLAGLGLPAYVCASGATPLVAMLLAKGVSPGAALAFLLTGPATNATTFGVLSALHGKRIAALFGLSVASAAVGLGYLVNAVLPRLDLAPIAHGGAEHRTHVGEVALGLLALLVILSLLRQGPRRFVGQVMASAQDHDHGDDHDHDHDHDHDHDHHHDHHHEHDHARGGAGCCSSCSPSSESAAKGAPAKP is encoded by the coding sequence ATGCTGCTCCTCGCCCTCAGCCTCCTCGTCCTCGCCGCCGCGCCCGTCCTGTACCGGCTCGCGCGTACCACGCGCCCCGCGCTCGCGGCGCTGGACGGCTTCGTGCTCGTGGCCATCCTCGGCATCGTGATGCTGCTGGTCCTGCCCCACAGCGTGGCGACGGCGGGGTGGTGGGCGCTGGCGGCAGGCGCCGTCGGCGTCACGGCCCCCGGCTTTCTCGAAAAGCTCCTGCATCGCTCGGCCGGAAAGGCGCACGCCGCGGCCCTCTTCCTCGGTCTCGGGGGGATCGCCCTGCACGCCTTCTTCGACGGAGTCGCTCTCGCGCAGGGACCCGAAGGGGGCGCGTCCGCGCGCATGCTGGCCATGGCGGTCGTGCTGCACCGACTGCCCGACGGCCTGGCGATCTGGTGGCTCCTCCTGCCGAGCTACGGTCGACGGATCGCGATCCTCGGCCTCGTCACCACGGCGCTGGCCACGCTGCTCGGCTACTTCGCCAGCGGAGCGCTCACCGGCGCCGCCTCGAGCCCGCAGCTCGGGATCGTGCAGGCGCTCGTGGCCGGGTCGCTCCTGCACGTGGTCGTCCACCGCCCCGACCCCGAGGTGGACCGCCCCACGGCAAGGACCTGGCGCCTCCACGCGGGCCTGGGCGCCCTCGCCGCCCTGCCCCTCCTCTACCTGCTCTTCACGGCCGACGGCGGCCATCACCTGCCGATCGACCTGCGCGGCACCCGCACCGCCTTCGTCTCGCTCGCCGTCGAGAGCGCCCCGGCCCTGGTCATCGCCTACCTCGCCGCAGGACTGATTCACGCCTTTCTGCCGCGCGCCGCGACGGCCTGGGTGGGGCGCGGCAACCTGCTCTCGCAGGCCCTGCGCGGCATGGCCTTCGGTCTCCCCCTGCCCCTCTGCTCGTGCGGCGTCATCCCGGTCTATCGCGGCCTGGTCCTGCGCGGCATCCCCCCCGCCGCGGGGATGGCCTTCCTCGTGGCGACCCCCGAACTCGGCGTGGACGCCTTCCTGCTCTCCTTCCCGCTCCTCGGGGCGAACATGGCGCTCGCGCGGCTCGTCGGCGCGGCCCTCGTCGCGCTCCTCGTAGGGGTGCTCCTGGGGTGGCTCACCGCCCGCTCCTCGGCTGCGGTGCCTTCCGTCCCCGTCCCCGAGGAGCCGCCCGCGGGTCCCGCCGGGGCGCGCCTCGCCGCGGGTCTGCGCGTCGGCCTGGGGGAGATGGTGGACAGCACCGCCCCGTGGATCCTCCTCGGCCTGGCCATCGCCGCGATCGGTGCCGAGCTCCTCGACCCCTCCTGGATCGCCGCGCTCCCGAAGGGTATCGACGTGCTGCTCCTGGCCGGGCTCGGGCTACCGGCCTACGTCTGCGCCTCGGGGGCCACCCCGCTCGTGGCCATGCTCCTCGCCAAGGGGGTCTCGCCGGGGGCCGCGCTGGCCTTTCTCCTGACGGGCCCCGCCACCAACGCCACCACCTTCGGCGTGCTCTCCGCGCTCCACGGCAAGCGCATCGCGGCGCTCTTCGGCCTCTCTGTGGCGAGCGCCGCGGTGGGCCTCGGCTACCTCGTGAACGCGGTCCTGCCGCGCCTCGACCTCGCGCCCATCGCTCACGGCGGTGCGGAACACCGAACGCACGTGGGAGAGGTGGCCCTGGGGTTGCTCGCCCTGCTCGTGATCCTCTCGCTCCTCCGGCAGGGTCCCCGACGCTTCGTGGGCCAGGTCATGGCGTCGGCGCAGGACCACGATCATGGGGACGATCACGACCACGATCACGACCACGATCACGATCACGACCACCATCACGACCACCATCACGAGCACGATCACGCGCGGGGAGGGGCAGGCTGCTGCTCGAGCTGCAGCCCGTCGAGCGAAAGCGCCGCGAAGGGAGCGCCAGCCAAGCCATGA
- the nadE gene encoding NAD(+) synthase → MLSDHVLALDYAEEASRICDVLRFIVARELRRKGLVVGVSGGIDSSVCLALAARALGKDKVFAVLMPERDSSPESNRLGRMVCEHVGVEYAVEEISPILAAAGCYARRDEAIRQVFPEYDETYKQKIVVPPLEEGNRLTYFSVVIQAPDGAVKKARLPLKAYLQIVAATNFKQRTRKMLEYYHADRLNYGVMGTPNRLEYDQGFFVKGGDGLADVKPIAHLYKTQVYELARHLGLPEPVTSSTPTTDTYSLPQGQDEFYFALPYPKMDLMLYAYSHQVAPAEAARAAGLTEEQASWVYRDIEAKRRTTRYMHLPAQLIEPIADVGTHRPATHGTEV, encoded by the coding sequence ATGCTCAGCGACCACGTCCTGGCCTTGGACTACGCCGAAGAGGCGAGTCGCATCTGCGACGTCTTGCGATTCATCGTGGCCCGCGAGCTCCGACGCAAGGGACTCGTGGTAGGCGTCTCCGGCGGCATCGATAGCTCCGTCTGTCTCGCCCTGGCCGCCCGCGCGCTCGGCAAGGACAAGGTCTTCGCCGTGCTGATGCCCGAGCGGGACTCGAGCCCCGAGAGCAACCGGCTGGGCCGCATGGTCTGCGAGCACGTGGGCGTGGAGTACGCCGTCGAGGAGATCAGCCCCATCCTGGCGGCGGCGGGCTGCTACGCGCGACGGGACGAGGCGATCCGGCAGGTCTTTCCGGAGTACGATGAGACCTACAAGCAAAAGATCGTGGTCCCGCCGCTCGAGGAAGGAAACCGCCTGACCTACTTCAGCGTCGTGATCCAGGCCCCCGACGGCGCGGTGAAGAAGGCGCGACTGCCGCTCAAGGCCTACCTGCAGATCGTGGCCGCGACGAACTTCAAGCAGCGCACGCGCAAGATGCTCGAGTACTACCACGCCGACCGCCTCAACTACGGTGTGATGGGCACCCCGAACCGCCTGGAGTACGACCAGGGCTTCTTCGTGAAGGGGGGCGACGGACTCGCCGACGTGAAGCCCATCGCGCACCTCTACAAGACCCAGGTCTACGAGCTGGCGCGCCACCTCGGCCTGCCGGAACCCGTCACCAGCAGCACGCCCACGACGGACACCTACAGCCTCCCGCAGGGGCAGGACGAGTTCTACTTCGCCCTCCCCTATCCGAAGATGGACCTGATGCTCTACGCCTACAGCCACCAGGTCGCACCCGCCGAGGCGGCGCGGGCGGCAGGCCTCACGGAGGAGCAGGCGAGCTGGGTCTACCGGGACATCGAGGCCAAGCGGCGCACCACGCGCTACATGCACCTGCCGGCCCAGCTCATCGAGCCCATCGCGGACGTCGGCACGCACCGCCCCGCGACCCACGGCACGGAAGTCTAA
- the ugpC gene encoding sn-glycerol-3-phosphate ABC transporter ATP-binding protein UgpC yields the protein MAEVQLERLEKTYPSGFQAVKGIDLTIRDKEFMVLVGPSGCGKSTTLRMIAGLESVSRGELRIDGRRVNDVAPKDRDIARVFQAYALYPHMTVAENMGFALKLKKTPREEIRRKVEEAAEILEITHLLDQRPAHLSGGQMQRVAVGRAIVRQPKVFLLDEPLSNLDAKLRVQMRAELAKLHRRLRVTMIYVTHDQVEAMTMGDRITVLRGGVIQQVDTPRSLYDRPANVFVAGFIGSPPMNFLPASVEEREGAAWVSGEGFDLRLPERMREGLAQRERRQVLFGIRPEGIQRLAPDARPTPGTTVRARVEGVEPIGGEAYLHLTLGPAAFTARIEDYDDLEVGQSVELGLNLQRARLFDASSEQAVA from the coding sequence ATGGCTGAGGTGCAGCTCGAACGGCTGGAGAAGACCTACCCCAGCGGCTTTCAGGCGGTGAAGGGGATCGACCTCACGATCCGGGACAAGGAGTTCATGGTCCTCGTCGGCCCGTCGGGTTGCGGCAAGTCGACGACGCTGCGCATGATCGCCGGGCTCGAGTCGGTGAGCCGCGGAGAGCTGCGCATCGACGGGCGGCGGGTCAACGACGTCGCCCCGAAGGATCGCGACATCGCGAGGGTCTTTCAGGCCTACGCGCTCTATCCGCACATGACGGTGGCCGAGAACATGGGCTTCGCGCTGAAGCTCAAGAAGACCCCGCGCGAAGAGATCCGCCGCAAGGTCGAGGAGGCGGCGGAGATCCTCGAGATCACGCACCTGCTCGACCAGCGTCCGGCGCACCTCTCGGGGGGGCAGATGCAGCGCGTGGCGGTGGGGCGCGCGATCGTGCGCCAGCCCAAGGTCTTCCTGCTCGACGAGCCGCTCTCCAACCTGGACGCCAAGCTGCGCGTGCAGATGCGGGCCGAGCTGGCGAAGCTCCACCGGCGGCTGCGGGTGACGATGATCTACGTGACCCACGATCAGGTCGAGGCCATGACGATGGGCGACCGGATCACCGTGCTTCGCGGCGGCGTGATCCAGCAGGTGGATACGCCGCGCAGCCTCTACGACCGGCCGGCGAACGTCTTCGTGGCCGGCTTCATCGGGTCGCCGCCAATGAACTTCCTGCCCGCTAGCGTGGAGGAGCGCGAGGGGGCGGCGTGGGTCAGCGGCGAGGGCTTCGACCTGCGACTGCCCGAAAGGATGCGCGAGGGGCTGGCCCAGCGCGAGCGCCGGCAGGTGCTATTCGGCATCCGGCCCGAGGGGATCCAGCGGCTGGCCCCCGACGCGCGGCCGACCCCCGGGACGACGGTCCGCGCGCGGGTCGAGGGGGTCGAGCCGATCGGCGGCGAAGCCTACCTGCACCTGACGCTCGGCCCCGCGGCGTTCACCGCGCGGATCGAGGACTACGATGACCTCGAGGTCGGGCAGTCGGTCGAGCTCGGCCTCAACCTGCAGCGGGCCCGGCTCTTCGACGCGAGCAGCGAGCAGGCGGTGGCGTGA
- a CDS encoding Glu/Leu/Phe/Val dehydrogenase — MAREFNAFAMAQAQFDQAAEKLGLDAGTRHFLRFPNRELHFTIPIRRDNGRVEVFHGFRVQHNTARGPAKGGIRFHPDETVDTVRALATWMTWKTAVVDIPLGGGKGGVICDPRQMSEREQEQICRGFVDQIVRLVGPVQDVPAPDVMTNAQHMIWMMDEYEKLTGGRYPGFITGKPVGLGGSKGRTEATGYGVVYTVREALKRMDKKIAGCTASIQGFGNVAQYAAKGLSELGGVVVAVSCWDDDDKKPYTYRRRDGIKVDELMAIADRYGTIDKTKARDLGYEVLPATAWLEQEVDILIPAALENQVTEELAPSIKPSVKIVAEGANGPTTPQADKVLQSRKIYLIPDFLCNAGGVTCSYFEQVQSNQNFYWTREMVLERLDRLMTDAFHGVVEMSETHGVFMRDAAMMIAIDRVATACRLRGWI, encoded by the coding sequence ATGGCACGCGAGTTCAACGCCTTTGCAATGGCTCAAGCGCAGTTCGATCAGGCGGCCGAGAAGCTGGGCCTCGATGCGGGCACGCGGCACTTCCTGCGTTTCCCGAACCGAGAGCTCCACTTCACGATCCCCATCCGCCGCGACAATGGGCGGGTGGAGGTCTTCCACGGCTTTCGGGTGCAGCACAACACGGCGCGTGGGCCGGCCAAGGGCGGCATTCGCTTCCACCCCGACGAGACCGTGGACACCGTGCGCGCCCTGGCCACCTGGATGACCTGGAAGACCGCCGTGGTGGACATCCCCCTCGGCGGCGGCAAGGGGGGCGTGATCTGCGATCCGCGCCAGATGTCCGAGCGCGAGCAGGAGCAGATCTGTCGCGGCTTCGTGGACCAGATCGTGCGGCTCGTCGGGCCGGTACAGGACGTGCCGGCCCCGGACGTGATGACCAACGCGCAGCACATGATCTGGATGATGGACGAGTACGAGAAGCTGACGGGGGGCCGCTACCCGGGCTTCATCACCGGCAAGCCTGTCGGGCTCGGCGGGTCGAAGGGCCGCACCGAGGCCACCGGCTACGGCGTGGTCTACACCGTGCGCGAGGCGCTCAAGCGCATGGACAAGAAGATCGCGGGTTGCACGGCCTCGATCCAGGGCTTCGGCAACGTGGCGCAGTACGCGGCCAAGGGCCTCTCCGAGCTCGGGGGCGTGGTGGTGGCCGTCTCGTGCTGGGACGACGACGACAAGAAGCCCTACACCTACCGTCGGCGGGACGGGATCAAGGTGGACGAGCTGATGGCCATCGCCGACCGCTACGGCACGATCGACAAGACCAAGGCGCGGGACCTGGGCTACGAGGTCCTGCCCGCCACCGCCTGGCTCGAGCAAGAGGTGGACATCCTGATCCCCGCCGCGCTCGAGAACCAGGTCACCGAGGAGCTCGCGCCGTCGATCAAGCCGTCGGTGAAGATCGTGGCCGAGGGGGCGAACGGCCCCACCACCCCGCAGGCCGACAAGGTGCTGCAGAGCCGCAAGATCTACCTCATCCCCGACTTCCTCTGTAACGCGGGGGGCGTGACCTGCTCCTACTTCGAGCAGGTGCAGAGCAACCAGAACTTCTACTGGACGCGGGAGATGGTGCTCGAGCGGCTGGATCGCCTCATGACCGACGCCTTCCACGGCGTGGTGGAGATGTCCGAGACGCACGGGGTCTTCATGCGCGACGCGGCGATGATGATCGCGATCGATCGGGTCGCGACCGCCTGCCGGCTCCGGGGCTGGATCTAG
- a CDS encoding metallophosphoesterase: MPCPPLRLPFPRWTFVCVLTAACLVSANASAQRVRRGPYLQIGAPTSMTVVWRTDVATTGKVEYGTAVGSLSLSATDNKTHTQHEVRLTGLQPGTRYYYRVGTATAALAGGDAQHFFDTSPATGSATRFRLWVVGDSGTGGSMQKKVRDTMLTYVGADRPNLYLHMGDMAYSDGKDAEFQTNFFDIYQNILRNTVCWPTMGNHEGHNANSNTQTGPYYDAYALPKAAEAGGLPSGTEAYYSFDHANVHFVVLNSYDISRKVADPMLTWLKSDLASTKQPWIVAFFHHPPYTKGSHDSDTEGNLVDMRENALPILEAGGVDLVLAGHSHVYERSWLLSGAYATPSRYDASLIVDKGDGKLKGTGAYRKPATAGKGAVYVVAGHGGTGVSSKGKHPLMYFTEVQNGSCVVDVNGNTLTLVNVRHDGQLTDNFTIVKGSGPVAADGGVPPQRDGGGPAREAGGPIGDGAPIAGDGGIPPQRDGSGPLTDGATPAGDGASVGAGDGGGKAEGCSCQTASPPVPSTGYLLLALAALGLARSARRRRARAPSLRR; encoded by the coding sequence GTGCCCTGTCCTCCCCTTCGCCTTCCGTTTCCTCGCTGGACCTTCGTGTGCGTGCTGACGGCCGCGTGTCTCGTCTCCGCCAACGCCTCGGCCCAGCGCGTCCGCCGCGGTCCGTACCTTCAGATCGGCGCCCCCACCTCGATGACCGTCGTCTGGCGGACCGACGTGGCCACGACGGGGAAGGTGGAGTACGGCACAGCCGTCGGCAGCCTCTCGCTCAGCGCGACGGACAACAAGACCCATACGCAGCACGAAGTGCGCCTCACCGGACTCCAGCCGGGAACGCGCTACTACTATCGCGTCGGGACCGCCACCGCGGCGCTCGCGGGAGGGGACGCGCAGCACTTCTTCGACACCTCTCCCGCGACGGGGTCGGCCACGCGCTTTCGCCTCTGGGTGGTGGGAGACTCGGGGACCGGGGGCTCGATGCAGAAGAAGGTGCGGGACACCATGCTCACCTACGTCGGAGCGGACCGCCCGAACCTTTATCTCCATATGGGAGACATGGCCTACAGCGACGGCAAGGACGCCGAGTTCCAGACCAACTTCTTCGACATCTACCAGAACATCCTGCGCAACACGGTCTGCTGGCCCACGATGGGGAATCACGAGGGGCACAACGCCAACAGCAACACCCAGACCGGCCCCTACTACGACGCCTACGCGCTGCCGAAGGCCGCCGAGGCCGGGGGACTCCCCTCCGGCACAGAGGCCTACTACTCCTTCGACCACGCTAATGTGCACTTCGTGGTGCTGAACTCCTACGACATCTCGCGCAAGGTGGCCGACCCGATGCTCACCTGGCTCAAGAGCGACCTGGCCTCCACCAAGCAGCCCTGGATCGTCGCCTTCTTCCACCACCCGCCCTATACGAAGGGGTCCCACGACTCGGACACCGAGGGGAACCTCGTGGACATGCGCGAGAACGCGCTCCCCATCCTCGAGGCGGGGGGAGTGGACCTGGTGCTCGCCGGGCACTCGCACGTCTACGAACGCTCGTGGCTGCTGAGCGGAGCGTACGCCACCCCCTCGCGCTACGACGCGAGCCTGATCGTGGACAAGGGGGACGGCAAGCTGAAGGGGACGGGCGCCTATCGCAAGCCCGCCACCGCCGGAAAGGGAGCCGTCTACGTGGTGGCCGGGCACGGGGGAACCGGGGTGAGCAGCAAGGGGAAGCACCCGCTCATGTACTTCACCGAGGTCCAGAATGGCTCGTGCGTGGTGGACGTGAACGGAAACACGCTCACCCTCGTGAACGTGCGCCACGACGGACAGCTCACGGACAACTTCACCATCGTGAAGGGCAGCGGGCCGGTGGCGGCCGACGGGGGCGTGCCTCCGCAGCGGGACGGTGGGGGCCCGGCGCGCGAGGCCGGCGGACCGATCGGCGACGGAGCGCCCATCGCCGGCGACGGCGGGATCCCTCCGCAGCGGGACGGAAGCGGCCCCCTCACCGACGGTGCGACGCCCGCGGGCGACGGCGCCAGCGTCGGTGCCGGCGACGGCGGCGGCAAAGCCGAGGGCTGCTCCTGCCAGACGGCGAGCCCCCCGGTCCCATCCACGGGCTACCTGCTCCTGGCGCTGGCCGCGCTCGGGCTCGCGCGTTCGGCACGCCGGCGAAGAGCCCGCGCGCCCTCTCTGCGACGGTAG